The following are encoded in a window of Salmo trutta chromosome 27, fSalTru1.1, whole genome shotgun sequence genomic DNA:
- the me2 gene encoding NAD-dependent malic enzyme, mitochondrial translates to MLSRLRASLMLRPCVSSCRWTHTKEKGKPLMLNPRTNKGMAFSLQERQILGLQGLLPPKIESQDIQAMRFQRNLKKMTEPLEKYIYLMGIQERNEKLFYRVLMEDIEELMPIVYTPTVGLACTQYGHIFRRPKGLFISILDRGHIRSILDNWPETNVAAVVVTDGERILGLGDLGVFGMGIPVGKLCLYTACAGIRPERCLPVVIDVGTDNETLLKDPFYMGLYQKRDRSQLYDDLIDEFMEAVVDKYGQDTLIQFEDFGNHNAFRLMRKYREKYCTFNDDIQGTAAVALAGLLAAQRAIGKPITEHRVLFCGAGEAALGIANLITMSMVEKGLTQDEARKKIWMFDKDGLLVKGRAQETDSNQEAFVHESPGDVQSFLDAVNVIQPTAIIGVSGAGRLFTHDVLKKMGTLNKRPIIFALSNPTTKAECTAEDAYTLTDGRCLFASGSPFDTVTLADGRVFTPGQGNNAYIFPGVALAVILSGVRHISDTVFLEAAKTLADQLTDEELAEGRLYPPLSNIREVSIQMAVKVVRFVYANNMAFRYPEPKDKDTFVRSTVWDISYDSFLPDIYEWKGMNPAPDH, encoded by the exons ATGTTGTCTAGACTGAGGGCATCACTGATGCTGCGGCCATGTGTGAGCTCCTGCCGCTGGACACACACCAAAGAGAAGGGCAAGCCTCTCATGTTGAACCCTCGCACCAACAAG GGCATGGCCTTCTCACTGCAGGAGAGGCAGATCCTGGGTCTCCAGGGTCTTCTTCCCCCCAAGATAGAGTCCCAGGACATCCAGGCCATGCGTTTCCAGAGGAACCTGAAGAAGATGACAGAGCCACTGGAGAA gtACATTTACCTGATGGGGATCCAGGAGAGGAACGAGAAACTCTTCTACCGCGTGCTGATGGAAGACATTGAGGAGCTGATGCCTATCGTTTACACTCCCACTGTGGGCCTGGCCTGTACACAGTACGGACACATCTTCAGGAGGCCCAA AGGCCTGTTCATATCCATCTTGGATCGAGGCCATATTCGCTCCATATTGGACAACTGGCCAGAGACCAATGTGGCG GCGGTCGTGGTGACAGACGGAGAGCGTATCCTGGGCCTGGGGGACCTGGGGGTGTTTGGGATGGGCATCCCCGTGGGGAAACTGTGCCTGTACACCGCCTGCGCTGGGATCAGGCCCGAGAGGTGCCTTCCTGTGGTCATCGACGTGGGAACTGACAACGAG ACCCTTCTGAAGGACCCATTCTACATGGGTTTGTACCAGAAGCGGGATCGTTCCCAGCTCTACGATGACCTGATCGATGAGTTTATGGAGGCTGTGGTGGACAAGTACGGCCAGGACACCCTGATCCAGTTTGAAGACTTTGGGAATCACAATGCATTCCGCTTGATGAGGAAATACCGCGAGAAGTACTGCACCTTTAACGATGACATCCAAG GAACTGCAGCGGTTGCCCTGGCAGGGCTGTTGGCAGCTCAGAGGGCCATTGGGAAACCCATCACTGAACATAGGGTCCTGTTCTGCGGAGCAGGGGAG GCTGCTCTGGGTATTGCCAACCTGATTACCATGTCGATGGTGGAGAAGGGTTTAACCCAGGACGAAGCCAGGAAAAAGATCTGGATGTTTGACAAGGACGGCCTACTGGTCAAG GGCCGAGCGCAGGAGACAGATAGCAACCAGGAGGCTTTTGTCCATGAAAGCCCCGGAGATGTGCAGAGCTTCTTAGATGCAGTCAACGTCATCCAACCAACAGCCATTATCG GTGTGTCCGGGGCTGGACGCCTCTTTACCCACGACGTCCTGAAAAAGATGGGCACCCTAAATAAACGACCAATTATTTTCGCTTTGAGCAACCCCACCACCAAGGCAGAGTGCACTGCTGAAGATGCCTATACCCTCACAGAT GGCCGATGCCTGTTTGCCAGTGGAAGTCCGTTTGACACGGTGACTCTGGCTGATGGACGTgttttcacacctggacaaggGAACAATGCTTACATATTCCCAG GTGTAGCCCTGGCTGTGATCCTCAGTGGCGTGAGACACATCAGTGACACGGTCTTCCTGGAGGCTGCCAAG ACCCTGGCAGACCAGTTGACTGATGAGGAGCTGGCGGAGGGGAGGCTGTACCCGCCACTGTCCAACATCCGAGAGGTCTCTATCCAGATGGCAGTCAAG GTGGTCCGGTTTGTGTACGCCAACAACATGGCCTTCCGGTACCCAGAGCCCAAGGACAAGGACACCTTTGTCAGGTCAACTGTATGGGACATCAGCTACGACTCATTTCTCCCTGACATCTATGAGTGGAAAGGGATGAACCCAGCACCTGATCATTAG
- the aptx gene encoding aprataxin → MSICLLISKNGKHKPIHLPHLQTVILGRGPETTIKDKKCSREQVELKADCNKGYISVKQLGVNPTSVDSEVVGKGNQVGMRSGQQLHMVNELYPYTVCFKEDPSNSQSSVGTKRPCGPASEERELHREPHGHKVPRKTEDSTQCKHGGSTSTNTRSEPQTTEKTETLGYWSQGLKASMEDPKMQVYKDDRVVVIMDKYPKAHYHWLVLPWESIPSLKTLRREHCDLLRHMNQVADRIVQQQCPDAGLLHFRQGYHAIPSMSHVHLHVISQDFDSPCLKNKKHWNSFTTDYFIESQEVIQMLEKDGKVTVKEGTNELLKLPLCCHVCGMALSTIPQLKEHLKSHPYGRL, encoded by the coding sequence ATGTCTATCTGTTTGCTGATCAGCAAAAATGGAAAGCATAAACCGATTCATCTACCTCACCTACAGACAGTTATCTTGGGTCGAGGTCCAGAAACAACGATAAAAGACAAAAAATGTTCCAGAGAGCAGGTTGAGCTCAAGGCAGACTGCAACAAAGGGTATATCAGTGTAAAACAACTGGGTGTCAACCCCACTAGTGTGGACTCTGAGGTGGTGGGTAAAGGCAACCAAGTGGGGATGAGATCTGGCCAGCAGCTGCACATGGTAAATGAGCTGTACCCGTATACTGTGTGCTTCAAAGAGGATCCATCCAACTCTCAGTCCAGTGTGGGCACCAAGAGGCCCTGTGGGCCTGCCTCAGAGGAGCGGGAGCTTCACAGAGAGCCCCATGGGCATAAAGTACCAAGGAAAACAGAGGACTCCACTCAGTGCAAGCATGGAGGGTCCACCTCCACTAACACACGGTCTGAACCTCAAACAACAGAGAAAACAGAAACTTTAGGATATTGGAGCCAAGGATTGAAAGCCTCAATGGAAGACCCCAAAATGCAGGTCTACAAGGATGACAGAGTAGTTGTTATCATGGACAAGTACCCCAAGGCTCACTACCACTGGCTTGTCCTGCCCTGGGAGTCCATCCCCAGTCTGAAGACACTGCGCAGGGAGCACTGTGATTTGTTGAGGCACATGAACCAGGTAGCAGACAGGATTGTACAACAGCAGTGCCCCGATGCCGGCCTGCTACACTTCCGCCAGGGCTACCACGCCATCCCCAGTATGAGCCATGTCCATCTACACGTGATCAGCCAGGACTTTGACTCCCCTTGTTTAAAGAACAAGAAACACTGGAATTCATTCACAACCGACTATTTCATAGAATCTCAAGAAGTCATTCAGATGCTGGAAAAGGATGGGAAGGTCACGGTAAAAGAAGGGACAAATGAGTTGTTGAAACTACCTCTCTGCTGTCACGTGTGTGGCATGGCGCTGTCCACCATACCACAACTTAAGGAGCACCTGAAATCTCACCCCTATGGTAGATTGTGA
- the elac1 gene encoding zinc phosphodiesterase ELAC protein 1 isoform X1 — protein MTMDLTFLGTGSAYPSPHRGASALVLRTEGECWLFDCGEGTQTQLMKSQLKASRITKVFISHLHGDHLFGLPGLLCTVSLNLNPCPTQPPTCVDIYGPQGLRQFLRVALELTSSQLLFPYSVHELEPTTDQCPTEGQLSPDVTADSGRLHPQERAGRTIPLDVNSDCYVILEEKRFVVKAFRLFHRVPSFGFSVQEHDWPGRLNTELLKDLGLKPGPLYGRLKAGESVTLENGQVVKPSEVLEEAIPGRKVCVLGDCSSLLGEGPLRACHRADILVHEATLSDEHREKAVDHGHSTPSMAAAVAQACCARMLVLYHFSQRYKPAGQHKEGDEDDVLELRRQAEEALQGTGIEVSLAEDFLTIPIPLIRLH, from the exons ATGACCATGGACCTAACTTTTCTGGGGACAGGGTCGGCATACCCTTCCCCCCATCGTGGCGCCTCTGCCCTGGTACTCAGAACAGAAGGGGAGTGCTGGCTGTTTGACTGCGGAGAAGGGACGCAAACTCAACTGATGAAGAGTCAATTGAAGGCTA GCCGAATCACCAAAGTGTTTATCTCTCACCTGCATGGTGATCACCTCTTTGGTCTACCAGGGCTACTGTGCACTGTGAGCCTAAACCTCAACCCCTGTCCCACCCAGCCTCCAACATGTGTGGATATCTATGGTCCCCAGGGTCTCAGGCAGTTCCTGAGGGTGGCATTAGAGCTCACCAGCTCCCAGCTTCTCTTCCCCTATTCAGTACATGAGCTAGAGCCCACCACTGACCAGTGTCCTACAGAGGGTCAGCTAAGCCCTGACGTCACAGCAGATTCTGGGCGTCTCCATCCCCAAGAACGCGCCGGCCGAACAATCCCCCTGGATGTCAACAGTGACTGCTATGTTATACTGGAGGAGAAGCGTTTTGTTGTGAAGGCGTTCCGTTTGTTCCATCGGGTACCCTCCTTCGGGTTCTCTGTTCAAGAACATGATTGGCCAGGGCGTTTGAACACAGAACTACTGAAGGATCTTG GTTTGAAGCCTGGACCACTCTATGGGCGACTGAAAGCTGGCGAGTCGGTGACATTGGAAAATGGACAAGTGGTGAAGcccagtgaggtgctggaggaaGCCATTCCGGGGAGAAAAGTTTGTGTTTTAGGGGATTGCAGCTCGTTATTAGGGGAGGGACCCCTGAGGGCCTGTCACAGAGCTGACATCCTGGTGCATGAGGCCACCCTGTCAGATGAGCATCGGGAGAAGGCAGTGGACCATGGGCACAGCACACCTAGTATGGCAGCTGCAGTGGCACAGGCCTGTTGTGCACGCATGCTGGTGCTCTACCATTTCAGTCAGAGGTATAAGCCGGCCGGCCAGCACAAAGAGGGTGATGAGGATGATGTCTTGGAACTCAGGAGACAAGCTGAGGAGGCTTTGCAGGGCACAGGCATAGAGGTGTCCCTGGCGGAGGACTTTCTCACGATACCCATACCCCTCATAAGGCTTCACTGA
- the elac1 gene encoding zinc phosphodiesterase ELAC protein 1 isoform X2 gives MKSQLKASRITKVFISHLHGDHLFGLPGLLCTVSLNLNPCPTQPPTCVDIYGPQGLRQFLRVALELTSSQLLFPYSVHELEPTTDQCPTEGQLSPDVTADSGRLHPQERAGRTIPLDVNSDCYVILEEKRFVVKAFRLFHRVPSFGFSVQEHDWPGRLNTELLKDLGLKPGPLYGRLKAGESVTLENGQVVKPSEVLEEAIPGRKVCVLGDCSSLLGEGPLRACHRADILVHEATLSDEHREKAVDHGHSTPSMAAAVAQACCARMLVLYHFSQRYKPAGQHKEGDEDDVLELRRQAEEALQGTGIEVSLAEDFLTIPIPLIRLH, from the exons ATGAAGAGTCAATTGAAGGCTA GCCGAATCACCAAAGTGTTTATCTCTCACCTGCATGGTGATCACCTCTTTGGTCTACCAGGGCTACTGTGCACTGTGAGCCTAAACCTCAACCCCTGTCCCACCCAGCCTCCAACATGTGTGGATATCTATGGTCCCCAGGGTCTCAGGCAGTTCCTGAGGGTGGCATTAGAGCTCACCAGCTCCCAGCTTCTCTTCCCCTATTCAGTACATGAGCTAGAGCCCACCACTGACCAGTGTCCTACAGAGGGTCAGCTAAGCCCTGACGTCACAGCAGATTCTGGGCGTCTCCATCCCCAAGAACGCGCCGGCCGAACAATCCCCCTGGATGTCAACAGTGACTGCTATGTTATACTGGAGGAGAAGCGTTTTGTTGTGAAGGCGTTCCGTTTGTTCCATCGGGTACCCTCCTTCGGGTTCTCTGTTCAAGAACATGATTGGCCAGGGCGTTTGAACACAGAACTACTGAAGGATCTTG GTTTGAAGCCTGGACCACTCTATGGGCGACTGAAAGCTGGCGAGTCGGTGACATTGGAAAATGGACAAGTGGTGAAGcccagtgaggtgctggaggaaGCCATTCCGGGGAGAAAAGTTTGTGTTTTAGGGGATTGCAGCTCGTTATTAGGGGAGGGACCCCTGAGGGCCTGTCACAGAGCTGACATCCTGGTGCATGAGGCCACCCTGTCAGATGAGCATCGGGAGAAGGCAGTGGACCATGGGCACAGCACACCTAGTATGGCAGCTGCAGTGGCACAGGCCTGTTGTGCACGCATGCTGGTGCTCTACCATTTCAGTCAGAGGTATAAGCCGGCCGGCCAGCACAAAGAGGGTGATGAGGATGATGTCTTGGAACTCAGGAGACAAGCTGAGGAGGCTTTGCAGGGCACAGGCATAGAGGTGTCCCTGGCGGAGGACTTTCTCACGATACCCATACCCCTCATAAGGCTTCACTGA
- the smad4b gene encoding LOW QUALITY PROTEIN: mothers against decapentaplegic homolog 4 (The sequence of the model RefSeq protein was modified relative to this genomic sequence to represent the inferred CDS: inserted 1 base in 1 codon) has protein sequence MCCSIQQGGESETFAKRAIESLVKKLKEKKDELDSLITAITTNGAHPSKCVTIGRTLDGRLQVAGRKGFPHVIYTRLWRWPDLHKNELKHVKYCQFAFDLKCDSVCVNPYHYDRVVSPGIDLSSLQLTSSGPSLGLMVKDEYDFDGQAPLPTMEGGHSLQTIQHPPSSRGGPPSEPFGTPGLLSPSDASTASTSAFPSISVGSGNATSTWTRNSSFTPNMPHHQNGHLQHHPPMPPPGHYWPVHNELGFQPPISNHPAPDYWCSIAYFEMDVQVGETFKVPSTGPVVTVDGYVDPSGGDRFCLGQLSNVHRTEAIERARLHIGKGIQLEGKGEGDVWVRCLSDHAVFVQSYYLDREAGRAPGDAVHKIYPSAYIKVFDLRQCHRQMQQQAATAQAAAAAQAAAVAGNIPGPGSVGGIAPAISLSAAAGIGVDDLRRLCILRMSFVKGWGPDYPRTSIKETPCWIEIHLHRALQLLDEVLHTMPIGXPPALGLNHQPDPSTVTLQ, from the exons ATGTGTTGCTCCATACA gcaagggggagagagcgagacctTTGCCAAGCGGGCAATAGAAAGTCTGGTGAAAAAGCTGAAGGAGAAGAAGGATGAACTGGACTCCCTAATCACAGCCATCACCACCAATGGAGCTCATCCCAGCAAGTGTGTCACCATTGGGCGGACTCTGGATGGCCGTCTGCAG GTGGCAGGGCGGAAAGGGTTTCCCCACGTGATCTACACTCGGTTGTGGAGATGGCCTGATCTGCATAAAAATGAACTGAAGCATGTGAAATATTGCCAGTTTGCGTTTGACCTGAAGTGTGACAGCGTTTGCGTGAACCCATACCACTACGACCGGGTGGTGTCTCCAGGTATTG ATCTATCAAGTTTGCAACTTACCAGCTCAG GTCCAAGCCTGGGACTGATGGTTAAAGATGAGTACGACTTTGATGGCCAGGCCCCACTGCCCACCATGGAAGGGGGTCACTCCCTCCAGACCattcagcaccctccctctagcCGAGGTGGGCCCCCCTCGGAGCCCTTCGGCACCCCTGGCCTGCTGTCCCCCTCTGACGCCAGCACCGCCTCCACCTCCGCCTTCCCCAGCATCTCTGTCGGATCAGGAA ATGCCACCTCCACCTGGACTAGAAATAGCAGCTTCACGCCCAACATGCCTCACCATCAGAATGGGCACCTGCAACACCACCCACCCATGCCTCCTCCAGGACATTACT GGCCCGTACACAACGAGCTTGGCTTCCAGCCACCCATATCCAACCATCCAG CGCCTGACTACTGGTGTTCCATCGCCTACTTTGAGATGGACGTGCAGGTGGGTGAGACCTTCAAGGTGCCCTCCACTGGCCCCGTCGTGACGGTGGATGGCTATGTGGACCCGTCTGGCGGAGACCGCTTCTGCCTAGGCCAGCTGAGCAACGTGCACCGGACCGAGGCCATCGAAAGAGCCAG GCTCCACATCGGTAAGGGGATCCAGCTGGAGGGTAAAGGTGAAGGGGACGTGTGGGTTCGTTGCCTCAGTGACCACGCCGTGTTCGTGCAGAGCTACTACCTGGACCGGGAAGCCGGCCGCGCCCCTGGCGACGCCGTGCACAAGATCTACCCCAGCGCCTACATCAAG GTGTTTGACCTGCGTCAGTGCCACAGGCAGATGCAGCAGCAGGCAGCGACGGCCCAGGCGGCAGCCGCGGCTCAGGCAGCCGCCGTGGCCGGGAATATCCCTGGGCCGGGCTCTGTGGGAGGCATCGCTCCCGCCATCA GCCTTTCAGCTGCTGCCGGCATCGGAGTGGACGACCTGAGGAGACTGTGCATCCTGCGCATGAGCTTCGTCAAGGGCTGGGGTCCCGACTACCCCCGGACGAGCATCAAGGAGACCCCCTGCTGGATCGAGATCCACCTACACCGGGCCCTCCAGCTACTGGACGAGGTGCTGCACACCATGCCAATCG GACCCCCAGCCCTTGGACTGAACCACCAGCCTGACCCCTCCACTGTGACACTTCAGTAG